ATAGTCTTAGGAATTATGTTATACTAACAAAAATAGGTTAGTTTCAACATGATGTAAAGAAACTTATACTATCAACTAAAATCATAATTATATATAATTAAGGAGTGATATTTTATGGGTAAGTTAAAATGGTTTTCTGGAGGAAAAGAACGATCAAATCAGGCAGAAAACATTATCACTGATTTATTAGATGATTTAAAAACAGACTTAGACAATGAATCGCTAAAAAAAGTGTTAGAAAATTATCTTGAAGAGTTAAAACAAAAGGGCGCTTCTGTTCCTCTGATTTTAAGTCGAATGAACTTAGATATTTCTAAAGCAATCAGAAATGATGGCGTTACTTTATCTGACTATCAATCAAAAAAACTTAAAGAGTTGACTTCTATCTCCAATATTAGATATGGATATTAGTACTGCTTATACCTATATAACTCCTACTATCTTAATTAAATTTGATCTATTTACTTTAAATCGGCTTATAAAAGTTTACGACTAGTCATAAAAATAGTTAAGAAAATAATGCCAGTAAATATGCGTCAAAATGATTAGGTCATAGTAAATTATTACAAGTTTAACTATTTATGAAGGTATTTTAAGCAGATTAGAAAAAAGTGAATCAGATTCTGTCAATTCACTAATAACAAAAATAGAATTTTTATGAAAATTCTTAAATTTAATTTCAGTGTACAATTAGTGTACTGAAATAATTAAAACTAACTATTATTTTAATTTCCCTAAAACAAAAAAACCTATTTAAATCGTTGTTAAATCAACGTTTTAAATAGGTTTCATTTTTAGGTTATCATCTAAAATAACCACAATATGGAGACGAGGGGAGTCGAACCCCTGTCCAAGCATATCGGCACTTAGACATCTACGTTCATAGTCATGCTATTAAGGTTTCGCTGAACATTAGCCGCCTAACAGGCATCATGCATCGCTAGTCTGATAATCTCTTCTAAACTTTACAGACGGAAAAATTTAGCGTATCCCACTTATTATAGGACCCTTACCCGAGCACATGGGCGATGCCGGGAGGATCTACGTCAACTGTTTTTAGGCAGCTAGAGCGTAAGAGTTATTATTGTTTTTAGCAGTTATATTTAACTGGTAACGTTTTTGCGTAGACGTAACCTACGAAACGCAATCCAAGCTCGACCTACACCTGTCGAATCCGTAACGCCCCCGTAAAAAAGCTGGGTTTAGTTTGAACGGATAGGAATGACCTTGTGTCTTCCTAAAATACTCTCTGTTCCTATTCTAACACGAATCATCATAAAAAAAAAGCAGAGATATTTTTTCTCTGCTAGTTTTGTCTAGATTAAATTGAAATAGTCCAAACCTTTAACAATTCCACCATCAATATTGCTTGCCGAAATAAAACTAGCTCGCTCTTTTAAAGCAGCAATTCCATTTCCCATCGCTACTGAATAATCTGCCACTTGAAACATTTCTAAATCATTAGGTCCGTCACCAAAAGCATAGGTTGGCACAGATTCTAACCCCATTGCTTTTTGCAATTGCCGAATCCCGGTTGCTTTTGAATTGCCTTTAATAATCGTATCCATACTAAAGGGAGTATTGCGATAAAAAGAAAATTCTGGAAAAGAGGTTCTAAAATAGTCATCATGACTTGGATCTTCATTTAAAACTAATGCCATAAAAATGTCATCTACTAAATGAGCTTTTGGATCTATTTCAGGAATATCTGCATGAATAAAAGCATATGCTCTGTGGAGAGTCTCATTTTCTACACTTGTTTTCACCCATTTATTTGTATAAAATGATAGCCCTAGCTCACGTTCATCCGTTGCAGCTTTTAAGCGTTTTAACGATTCGCTTGGCAAAACATTGCGATACACTTCGGTGCCTTCATAAGTAATAAACTGGCCGTTCATTGAGACACTAGAATCAATTCCAGTCGCATCCGCAATATGCTCAAATTCAATATTCGTTCGTCCGGTCGCGATAATTGGTACTCCACCCTTGGCTTTAACTGCCTCTAAGGCCTCAACTACTTCCTCTTCAACTTCGGAATGTTGATTTAATAGAGTTCCATCTAAATCAAAAAAAACTAATGCTGTTGGTTTCAACTATATTCCTCCTTAATAAAAGTTTGTTGAGCCGGTTAGGCCTGGCAGAAAAATAGGGAAATTTGATGTGGCGCTTTTTGCCACCTCAAAATTTCATCTTTTTTCCGAAGGACTGGCTCATAAAAACTAGCCTAAATCAATTCTTATAACTAGAGAAAAGCGCTAGGAATTACCCCTAACGCTACATTTATTTCTATCTAAAATGTCCTGTATCATTAAAGCGCTCTAGGTGATACTGGCCATCATGATAATTCACGACTGAAACGCTGGCATTGTCAACAGAAGTCGGCATTTCTAATTCAGGTACAATTCCATTTAACAGATTCCGAATCGTATTTCCATGAGCGACAATCAAAATATTTTGATCCGTCTCACGATGCTTTTCAATCAGTTGCAACATGCCTTTTTCAACACGTAACCAAAAAGTTAAAAAATCTTCTGCATCATGTAAGGGATCAGCTGCTTTTGTCCCATCCATTCGATCTGCTAAAGTCGCTTTTTCACGCATCTCATCTGCTGTTTCATAACCTAATTCCTTACTAATTGTTGCCCAGCTTTCGTCCACATCAGAACCTTCAAAAGAGCCATAGAATGCTTCTCTAAATTCAGGCATTTCTTGAATTTTTAAATTACGTGAAGTGAAATTTTCTTCTAATAAAATCTCTAACGTTTCTTTCGTCCGACTTAAATCACTACAATAAGCAGCATCAAAACGAATATCCGATAAGCCTCTGCCGCTTCTAATCACAGTAAAACGACCATCTTTTGTTAACGGAGTATTTGACCACCCTTGCATTTTCATATAACGATTAAAATAAGTTTCCCCATGTCTGACAAAATAAAATGTACATCCTTTTCCCAAAATAAATCTCCTCCAGTTTCTAAAAACCATACGCTTAACTACTAAAATACTTACATTGAAAATAAAATGCCTCTATAAAAAGCAACTTGAACTTATTTCCTACCTTTACTATTGTAACAAACTGGCAAAGTTTTGCTAGCTTTTTTTAGAAATAATTATCTTAATACTACATGGTGCGCACTTCTAATCGTTTAAAACAGGCTTAGCTGCATCTAAAATAAAGAATGAGGCATCCTGATTCATAAAAATATTCTTCCCATGATAAAATATTTCAGCATTCGATTCTACAAATCCAATTTTTCCCATTAGTTGAATGAGCTCTTGCTGTTTAAAGCCATTATGAACTTTATCTGAATTAACCTGTTCGTTATAATCAAAATCAACAATCAACAAATGACCATTCGGCTTTAATAATTTATATAAATTTGATAGTAAGGGTTGAATATCTTGTACATGAAGAAGCACTTGTACTAAAAAGATATAATCTACTTGTATATCACTATTTGACACCTCTTCAATATCTAAAAGAAGGGTTTTAGCATTTTTAATAGTAGCCTGTTCAATTTTTGTTTCCACAACCTCTACCATACTTTGAGAGGCATCCGCAAAAAGAAGTGTCTCAAAATCAGCTACCAATTCCAGTCCAACTAGGCCTGTTCCACAGCCATAATCAATCGCTGTTTTATCTTTTCCATTCACAATATGCTTTTGGATTTCTTTAGCTGTGATTTTTGCAATTTCACTTCTCTCAGGTGTATCGTACTTACTAGCTACTCGATTAAATACATCAATATTCCCCATCTTGCACCCCGTTTTTAAATTTTTCTACTTAGTTAAAAGTATAGCATATTACTCTATAAAATATAAAAAAACAACTCCAGAATCTCTCTAGAGTTGCCTAGTAATGCTATAATCTACTTATTTTAATGGTATAAATCAAAACGACCTTTACTAAACATAATCTTTAATCCACCCGTTTGGCTTAATGAACGGTCCTCAATTACTTTTTTCATCATTGAAGCTGGATAGCCTTTTAAGTTAGCCCCTAAGACTTCACCAATCGCTTCATTATTTCCAATTGAACAAACTGAACCTTGCGATTTAAATGTAAATGGAACTATCGGTTGATTATTCACCTTAGCAACTAAATTTGCCACTGCTGCATCTGCTTGTTTTAAAGCAATTTGAGCAGTCGTTGGATAAGGACGATTATTTTCTGGGTTCATAACTGCTGAACAATCACCAATTATAAAGACTTCTGGATAACCAGGAGCAGTTAAATCAGCTTCAACCATTACGCGACCACGGCGCTCTTCAAATCCAGAACCGCCAACTACGCTACTTCCTTTAACACCAGTTGTCCAGACAATCGTTTTCGCTTTAATTGATTTGCGCTCTTCATTTTCTTCATAAATAACAGTATCAGCCGTTACCTCTTTAATTGGTGTACCAACTAAGAATTTAACGCCACGATCTTTAAGTTTTTGAATGCCATAAGTTGATAGTTTTTCAACGAACATTGGCAACAATGTTGGCATAGCTTCAATACAAGTTAATTGAATTTTATCTGCTGGTAAATTATATTGTTTGATTAATTTTGGCATTTGCTGAGTAAGTTCACCTAAATACTCAATACTAGTGAAGCCTGCTCCACAAACAACGATACTTAATAAAGCATCATCTTTGGTAGCTTCATATTGTGCAAATTGGCGATGCATATGTTCTTTAATAGCTACAGCCGTATTGATATCAACCATTGGCAATGCATATTCATCTACTCCAGTAATACCAAAAGATTCTGACTCAAATCCAAGTGCAAAAATTAAATAATCATATGAAATCAGTCCAGTTTTGTCTAACTCAACTGTTTTGTCATCCTTATTCACTTTAATAACAGTATCTTGAATAAAAGTTGTTTGTTTCGTATCTACAACATCTTTAATTGCGAAACTAATACGTTCTGGCGGATTTGCACCACTTGCAACTTCATGTAAATAAGTTGCTTCATAATGATACTCATTTTTATTCACAAGGGTAATTTCAGCATTAAGATGTTTTTTCTGCAATCCTTTCAGTGCACGTAAGCCACCATATCCAGCACCTAGAATGACAATTTTCATTTTATCCATTAAATACACTCTCTCTCTTTTTCATCATACTTTTTACGATGTTTGTTTAGTAAACCGTAGTTAGTATACAGCGTTATAGTAAGCAAAGTCAACTAGATAGTTTGTGAATATTTGTACATAAATACTAATTTAACAACATTTCACTTAGATTATTATTCACGAACTTACCGAAAAACAAGAGGTCACTGTTATCTTAAACAACGTTAGAACAAAATAAAATAGTGATTTCACAAGCTTTGTAGACTTAGGCTATCTATAATAAGCACTATTTTTTATTCTTAGAAATAAAAAAATTCCTCACTTACTCAAAAGAATAAGTGAGGAAAAAATATTTTATTCAAAGTTTAAAGCGAAGCCTGGTTCATCAAAAGCTATTTCAGTTACTTCATACGTTAAACGTTCAATATATTTAATTAAAGGTCGTGATAATTCACGCATATCTTCAACAGCTATCTCACTTGGTACACCAAAAAATTCTGGTATTTGGATAATTTGGCTGATTTGTCCATCAATCTTAAAACGTTCCAATTGCAATGCAAAAGGGACTTCCATACGAAACATTTTTCCTTCTTCCAAAATGCCTTTATCTGCTTCTTCTGTAGGTACAACTTCATTAATTAATACTTCAACTTTAGTTTCTGCTGCTGATGATCCTGTAGCAAGTTCAAAATTATATTTTTCAACTTGAATTTGACCTCTTAATACGTTCATATTGTTGTGGCTCCCTCTTGTTCTTTAATTTATTTAACCATAGTTATATTATCTCAGTATTCACAGTATTTATCAATAAATATTTTTGTTTATAAATTCCAACTTCTTTTAAAAATTTAACCAAATTCCTAGTGCAAATGTTAGCACTTGTAACGAAGTAATTGCAGCTAAATTTTGAACGGCATACACAAATGTTTCTGACTTAACTTGCTTAGCTAAAAATCTTTTGGTATTTTTGCGTACTAATGGAATCGCTACTAGAGTGAATAACATCATTTTTGGATAAATACCTAGCCAGACCGCAGTGATCAAAGCTGCAAATGCTAAAATATACAACCATTTAAATAAAGATAAGGCATTTTTCTTACCAATGTAATGCGGTAGTGTATAACGCTTATTTGTTCTATCTTCTTCCAAATCACTAATATTATTCGCTAACATTAAATTCGCAATCGCAAACATATTTGGAATTGAGGCAAATAAGATAATAAGGAACGTTCTTAAGTCAAAAGTCATAACGTTGTAGGCATTGACATAGATACTAATAATGTAAATCATAAAACCCATTGTAAAACCAGAAAACAGTTCTCCAAGTGGCATACTAGAAATTGGCTTTGGACCAGATGAATAAAATATTCCAACAAAATAACAATACAGGCCCATATACAATAAAGGTAGCCCTGTTTGTTTAACCAAGTATAAACCCAATCCAGCTGAAACAACAACCATCAAAATAATTAGCGTCGCTACTAATGGCATTGGGATTTTTTCTCTCCCGATAACATTGACTTCTTCTCGATAATTATGTTCTTTTGAAGCTTTTTTATAATCCATATAATTATCAATCGCATCAACTGCCATATTAAATAAAAACATCGCAATAAAAAATAAGACTAAATTGATTAAATGTAGCTCTTCATAATGGTACCAAGCAAAGAGAATCCCCATAAAATAAGGTAAAATACTCGCAGTTTTGGCCTGCATTTCAACAAGTTCTAAAAATGTTTTAAATTTCATAAAAACCTTCCTTTTTCTATAATAAACTAGATTTATCAGCCTCTTAAATATGCAGTGAAGCCTAGCTAAAGTCAAGGAAAATCATTTACGTTTTTTTGAAATTATGAATTTTCCAACTTTTTAAACAACAATCATTGACACTTGGTCTGGAATACGATAAATTTAAGACTGTTACTAGCCAAATTATAAATAATCATTCCTATTTAATAAATAGAGTCGATAAAAAGTCTAGCTAGTTCTGTACTCAAATAAGCTCAGGATTAACTCCTATTGAAAGGACCTCAACTATGCCGATTCATCCAATGTGGGAACCGTTCCCTGAAATCAAACATGATTTAGCAGAGACCTACGATGTAATTGAGAAAAAAGTCCGCATTCGAAATAAAGATATTCAACAAACCATCAATGATTTATTGCATTCTGGTGGAAAATTATTACGCCCTGCATACTTTATTCTCTTTTCACGATTTGGTTCCCTTGATAAAAAAAACCATAAAAAAATTGTATATACTGCAGCCTCACTAGAGATTTTGCATATGGCTACTCTTGTTCACGATGACGTTATCGATGATTCACCTACACGTCGTGGCAGTCAAACTGTCCAATCCCAATATGGGAAAGATATTGCTGTCTATACTGGTGATTTTCTGTTTGCCGTTTATTTTGGTTTAATTGCTGACTCAATCGATTCTTTTTCAACACTTAAACTAAATGCCTTTACCATGAAGCGGATATTAATTGGTGAGCTTGATCAAATGCATTTACGTTACAATACTGAAGTGACTCTTCGCCAATACTTACGTCGTATTACAGGTAAAACGGCGCAACTTTTTTCTTTAAGTTGTTTTGAAGGAGCTAAAGTTGGCAAAGCAGACCTTGCTGTGACAACACTTAGCTATCATATTGGCCATAATATTGGCATTGCTTTTCAGATTTTAGATGATATTTTAGATTATACTGAAAATAGTGAAACGCTAAAAAAACCAGTTCTTGAAGATGTCAAACAAGGAGTCTACTCACTGCCTTTAATTTTGGCTATGAAAGACCATAAAAAAGAATTTGAACCTTATTTAAATAAAGGTGCATCTATGGATCAAGTTGACATTGCTGCTATTCTAGATTTAATTAGACGCTATAAAGGTGTTGAACTAGCAAAAGACTTAGCAGAACGCTATACGAATAAAGCTTTAAAATCCCTAGAAAAATTACCAAATCAACCAGAAAAAGAAATTCTATGCACCTTAACAAGACAGTTACTAAATCGAGACCATTAAGCATAACCCCTTCGTCATTTTATCCGAAGGGGTTATTTATTTTATTCACATTCTAAAATCAGCTACTATCTAGCAAGTTTTGTCTAGTCGTCTATTTCAGCCAAACCAGAATTCCGTAAAGATTCTAAATTAGTCAGCATCGTATTTATACTTTCTTCAGAGTGTCTTTCCCAAGAAGCAAGCTCCCCAACTATTTTCAAAAGCCCCATCGTTCTATAAGATCGGGTTGGGTTTCCCGGGAATTTTTTATCCGTCAGGTTTGGATCATTTTCAAACTCACCTAGTGGTTCAACTAGATAAATCCGTTCTTTTAAGTCAGCTCCTACAGCCAATTCTGCTCCCCATTTGGCAGCATCTAATGTCCCAGTAAAGTAAATATAATTTGAAATTCTCTTTTCTTCAAAATTTGATTCGTGCTTAGGCTCTAAAAACTCTCCTATCGCTAGATTTGCCTTTGTTCCATGAAAAAAAGGCCCTTTGTCTAATACTTCTTCCATACCTATCTACTCCTTAATAAAAAGTTTATTGAGCCGATTAGCTCTGGCAGAAAAATAGGGAAATTTGATGTGACGCTTTTTGTCACCTCGAATTTTCATCTTTTTTCCGAAGAGTTGGCTCATAAGAACTGGCCTTAATAAAAAGTTTATTGAGCCGATTAGCTCTGGCAGAAAAATAGGGAAATTTGATGTGACGCTTTTTGTCACCTCGAAATTTCATCTTTTTTCCGAAGAGTTGGCTCATAAGAACTGGCCTTAATAAAAAGTTTATTGAGCTGATTAGCTCTGGCAGAAAAATAGGGAAATTTGATGTGACGCTTTTTGTCACCTCGAAATTTCATCTTTTTTCCGAAGAGTTGGCTCATAAGAACTGGCCTTAATAAAAAGTTTGTTGAGCCGGTTAGCTCTGGCAAGAAAATAGGAAAAATTGATAGGACGCTTTTTGTCCTCTCG
This Carnobacterium maltaromaticum DSM 20342 DNA region includes the following protein-coding sequences:
- a CDS encoding prenyltransferase, whose amino-acid sequence is MKFKTFLELVEMQAKTASILPYFMGILFAWYHYEELHLINLVLFFIAMFLFNMAVDAIDNYMDYKKASKEHNYREEVNVIGREKIPMPLVATLIILMVVVSAGLGLYLVKQTGLPLLYMGLYCYFVGIFYSSGPKPISSMPLGELFSGFTMGFMIYIISIYVNAYNVMTFDLRTFLIILFASIPNMFAIANLMLANNISDLEEDRTNKRYTLPHYIGKKNALSLFKWLYILAFAALITAVWLGIYPKMMLFTLVAIPLVRKNTKRFLAKQVKSETFVYAVQNLAAITSLQVLTFALGIWLNF
- a CDS encoding NAD(P)/FAD-dependent oxidoreductase, with the protein product MDKMKIVILGAGYGGLRALKGLQKKHLNAEITLVNKNEYHYEATYLHEVASGANPPERISFAIKDVVDTKQTTFIQDTVIKVNKDDKTVELDKTGLISYDYLIFALGFESESFGITGVDEYALPMVDINTAVAIKEHMHRQFAQYEATKDDALLSIVVCGAGFTSIEYLGELTQQMPKLIKQYNLPADKIQLTCIEAMPTLLPMFVEKLSTYGIQKLKDRGVKFLVGTPIKEVTADTVIYEENEERKSIKAKTIVWTTGVKGSSVVGGSGFEERRGRVMVEADLTAPGYPEVFIIGDCSAVMNPENNRPYPTTAQIALKQADAAVANLVAKVNNQPIVPFTFKSQGSVCSIGNNEAIGEVLGANLKGYPASMMKKVIEDRSLSQTGGLKIMFSKGRFDLYH
- a CDS encoding DUF1149 family protein: MNVLRGQIQVEKYNFELATGSSAAETKVEVLINEVVPTEEADKGILEEGKMFRMEVPFALQLERFKIDGQISQIIQIPEFFGVPSEIAVEDMRELSRPLIKYIERLTYEVTEIAFDEPGFALNFE
- a CDS encoding polyprenyl synthetase family protein, translated to MPIHPMWEPFPEIKHDLAETYDVIEKKVRIRNKDIQQTINDLLHSGGKLLRPAYFILFSRFGSLDKKNHKKIVYTAASLEILHMATLVHDDVIDDSPTRRGSQTVQSQYGKDIAVYTGDFLFAVYFGLIADSIDSFSTLKLNAFTMKRILIGELDQMHLRYNTEVTLRQYLRRITGKTAQLFSLSCFEGAKVGKADLAVTTLSYHIGHNIGIAFQILDDILDYTENSETLKKPVLEDVKQGVYSLPLILAMKDHKKEFEPYLNKGASMDQVDIAAILDLIRRYKGVELAKDLAERYTNKALKSLEKLPNQPEKEILCTLTRQLLNRDH
- a CDS encoding bacteriocin immunity protein is translated as MGKLKWFSGGKERSNQAENIITDLLDDLKTDLDNESLKKVLENYLEELKQKGASVPLILSRMNLDISKAIRNDGVTLSDYQSKKLKELTSISNIRYGY
- a CDS encoding Cof-type HAD-IIB family hydrolase, which gives rise to MKPTALVFFDLDGTLLNQHSEVEEEVVEALEAVKAKGGVPIIATGRTNIEFEHIADATGIDSSVSMNGQFITYEGTEVYRNVLPSESLKRLKAATDERELGLSFYTNKWVKTSVENETLHRAYAFIHADIPEIDPKAHLVDDIFMALVLNEDPSHDDYFRTSFPEFSFYRNTPFSMDTIIKGNSKATGIRQLQKAMGLESVPTYAFGDGPNDLEMFQVADYSVAMGNGIAALKERASFISASNIDGGIVKGLDYFNLI
- a CDS encoding class I SAM-dependent methyltransferase, coding for MGNIDVFNRVASKYDTPERSEIAKITAKEIQKHIVNGKDKTAIDYGCGTGLVGLELVADFETLLFADASQSMVEVVETKIEQATIKNAKTLLLDIEEVSNSDIQVDYIFLVQVLLHVQDIQPLLSNLYKLLKPNGHLLIVDFDYNEQVNSDKVHNGFKQQELIQLMGKIGFVESNAEIFYHGKNIFMNQDASFFILDAAKPVLND
- a CDS encoding histidine phosphatase family protein, coding for MGKGCTFYFVRHGETYFNRYMKMQGWSNTPLTKDGRFTVIRSGRGLSDIRFDAAYCSDLSRTKETLEILLEENFTSRNLKIQEMPEFREAFYGSFEGSDVDESWATISKELGYETADEMREKATLADRMDGTKAADPLHDAEDFLTFWLRVEKGMLQLIEKHRETDQNILIVAHGNTIRNLLNGIVPELEMPTSVDNASVSVVNYHDGQYHLERFNDTGHFR
- the arr gene encoding NAD(+)--rifampin ADP-ribosyltransferase, translated to MEEVLDKGPFFHGTKANLAIGEFLEPKHESNFEEKRISNYIYFTGTLDAAKWGAELAVGADLKERIYLVEPLGEFENDPNLTDKKFPGNPTRSYRTMGLLKIVGELASWERHSEESINTMLTNLESLRNSGLAEIDD